One window from the genome of Malus domestica chromosome 01, GDT2T_hap1 encodes:
- the LOC103413776 gene encoding protein IQ-DOMAIN 17-like isoform X2 → MGRKGGTSWLTAVKRAFRSPTKDDEDQKKREKRRWIFRKPTSLNQQETVTQEAAAEQKHVPAAADQKHVLSVAVATAEAAMATAHAAAEVVRLTRPSNHARENYYAIVIQTAFRGYLARRALRALKGLVKLQALVRGHNVRKQAKMTLKCMQALVRVQSRVLDQRTRLSHEGSRKSAFSDTTSRVWESQYLQDISDRKSLSREGSSIADDWDERPHTIEEVKAMLQHRKEAAMKREKSLSQAFSQQIWRNGKTPSMGNEDELEERPKWLDRWMAPKPWESRGRASTDLRDHVKTVEMDTSQPYSSLAPNFRRSSASQYHQNQQQRPSSPKQRPGSPKQRPSSPLHRDRAYQSQPFHHHSPITPSPTKTRPVQVRSASPLCIREDRSSNASQTPSLRSNYFYTGALHQQHSSRAGSTSNSSIANSGVALPNYMAATESAKARIRSQSAPRQRPSTPDRERAAGSAKKRLSFPAPDPHGLAIGYGGYGHSLRSPSFKSVSASHFGVEQQSNYSSCCTESHGGEVSPCSTSDLRRWLR, encoded by the exons ATGGGGAGGAAGGGCGGCACTTCCTGGTTGACTGCTGTCAAAAGGGCTTTCAGATCTCCCACTAAAGACGACGAAGATCAAAAG AAAAGAGAGAAACGAAGGTGGATTTTCAGAAAACCCACAAGTTTAAACCAACAAGAAACAGTGACCCAAGAAGCAGCCGCGGAGCAAAAGCATGTTCCAGCAGCTGCAGATCAAAAGCACGTGCTTTCTGTGGCGGTGGCCACGGCGGAGGCGGCAATGGCCACCGCCCACGCAGCCGCTGAAGTGGTTCGGCTGACTAGGCCATCCAATCACGCCAGAGAAAATTACTACGCCATTGTTATCCAGACAGCTTTCAGAGGATACTTG GCAAGGAGGGCGCTTCGTGCGCTTAAAGGGCTTGTGAAGTTGCAGGCATTGGTGAGAGGCCATAATGTCAGGAAACAAGCAAAGATGACGCTCAAGTGCATGCAGGCTCTGGTTCGAGTACAGTCTCGGGTGCTCGATCAGCGAACCAGGCTTTCTCATGAAGGCAGCAGAAAGTCTGCGTTTAGTGACACCACCAGTAGGGTTTGGGAATCGCAGTATCTTCAAGACATTTCGGATAGGAAGTCGCTG TCTAGAGAGGGAAGTAGCATAGCAGATGATTGGGACGAACGTCCTCACACCATCGAGGAAGTAAAAGCCATGTTGCAGCACAGGAAAGAAGCAGCCATGAAGCGTGAGAAATCGTTGTCCCAAGCCTTTTCTCAACAG ATATGGAGGAACGGCAAGACCCCATCTATGGGAAATGAGGATGAGCTTGAAGAGAGACCGAAATGGCTAGATAGATGGATGGCCCCAAAGCCATGGGAGAGCAGAGGAAGAGCTTCAACTGACCTGAGAGACCATGTTAAAACAGTCGAAATGGACACTTCTCAGCCTTATTCAAGTTTAGCACCAAACTTCAGAAGATCAAGCGCAAGCCAATACCACCAAAACCAACAACAAAGACCCAGTTCACCAAAGCAAAGACCCGGCTCACCTAAACAAAGACCCAGCTCGCCACTCCATAGAGATAGAGCCTACCAAAGCCAACCCTTTCATCATCACTCCCCTATCACACCCTCCCCAACAAAAACCCGGCCTGTCCAAGTCCGGTCTGCCAGCCCTCTTTGCATTAGAGAAGATAGAAGCTCCAATGCATCTCAAACTCCAAGCCTTAGGTCCAACTATTTCTACACTGGTGCTCTGCACCAACAACATAGCAGCAGGGCTGGTAGTACAAGCAATAGTAGCATTGCCAATTCTGGTGTTGCATTGCCTAATTACATGGCTGCAACTGAGTCTGCCAAGGCTCGGATACGCTCTCAGAGTGCACCCCGGCAAAGGCCATCTACACCAGACCGGGAACGAGCAGCCGGATCAGCAAAGAAAAGGCTCTCGTTTCCAGCTCCTGATCCTCATGGCTTGGCAATTGGATATGGAGGTTATGGACACAGCTTGAGGAGTCCAAGCTTTAAGAGTGTGAGTGCATCGCATTTCGGCGTGGAGCAACAGTCTAACTATTCTTCTTGTTGCACTGAGAGTCATGGTGGTGAGGTTTCCCCTTGTTCAACCAGTGACCTTAGGAGGTGGCTAAGGTGA
- the LOC103413776 gene encoding protein IQ-DOMAIN 17-like isoform X1: MGRKGGTSWLTAVKRAFRSPTKDDEDQKKREKRRWIFRKPTSLNQQETVTQEAAAEQKHVPAAADQKHVLSVAVATAEAAMATAHAAAEVVRLTRPSNHARENYYAIVIQTAFRGYLARRALRALKGLVKLQALVRGHNVRKQAKMTLKCMQALVRVQSRVLDQRTRLSHEGSRKSAFSDTTSRVWESQYLQDISDRKSLQSREGSSIADDWDERPHTIEEVKAMLQHRKEAAMKREKSLSQAFSQQIWRNGKTPSMGNEDELEERPKWLDRWMAPKPWESRGRASTDLRDHVKTVEMDTSQPYSSLAPNFRRSSASQYHQNQQQRPSSPKQRPGSPKQRPSSPLHRDRAYQSQPFHHHSPITPSPTKTRPVQVRSASPLCIREDRSSNASQTPSLRSNYFYTGALHQQHSSRAGSTSNSSIANSGVALPNYMAATESAKARIRSQSAPRQRPSTPDRERAAGSAKKRLSFPAPDPHGLAIGYGGYGHSLRSPSFKSVSASHFGVEQQSNYSSCCTESHGGEVSPCSTSDLRRWLR, encoded by the exons ATGGGGAGGAAGGGCGGCACTTCCTGGTTGACTGCTGTCAAAAGGGCTTTCAGATCTCCCACTAAAGACGACGAAGATCAAAAG AAAAGAGAGAAACGAAGGTGGATTTTCAGAAAACCCACAAGTTTAAACCAACAAGAAACAGTGACCCAAGAAGCAGCCGCGGAGCAAAAGCATGTTCCAGCAGCTGCAGATCAAAAGCACGTGCTTTCTGTGGCGGTGGCCACGGCGGAGGCGGCAATGGCCACCGCCCACGCAGCCGCTGAAGTGGTTCGGCTGACTAGGCCATCCAATCACGCCAGAGAAAATTACTACGCCATTGTTATCCAGACAGCTTTCAGAGGATACTTG GCAAGGAGGGCGCTTCGTGCGCTTAAAGGGCTTGTGAAGTTGCAGGCATTGGTGAGAGGCCATAATGTCAGGAAACAAGCAAAGATGACGCTCAAGTGCATGCAGGCTCTGGTTCGAGTACAGTCTCGGGTGCTCGATCAGCGAACCAGGCTTTCTCATGAAGGCAGCAGAAAGTCTGCGTTTAGTGACACCACCAGTAGGGTTTGGGAATCGCAGTATCTTCAAGACATTTCGGATAGGAAGTCGCTG CAGTCTAGAGAGGGAAGTAGCATAGCAGATGATTGGGACGAACGTCCTCACACCATCGAGGAAGTAAAAGCCATGTTGCAGCACAGGAAAGAAGCAGCCATGAAGCGTGAGAAATCGTTGTCCCAAGCCTTTTCTCAACAG ATATGGAGGAACGGCAAGACCCCATCTATGGGAAATGAGGATGAGCTTGAAGAGAGACCGAAATGGCTAGATAGATGGATGGCCCCAAAGCCATGGGAGAGCAGAGGAAGAGCTTCAACTGACCTGAGAGACCATGTTAAAACAGTCGAAATGGACACTTCTCAGCCTTATTCAAGTTTAGCACCAAACTTCAGAAGATCAAGCGCAAGCCAATACCACCAAAACCAACAACAAAGACCCAGTTCACCAAAGCAAAGACCCGGCTCACCTAAACAAAGACCCAGCTCGCCACTCCATAGAGATAGAGCCTACCAAAGCCAACCCTTTCATCATCACTCCCCTATCACACCCTCCCCAACAAAAACCCGGCCTGTCCAAGTCCGGTCTGCCAGCCCTCTTTGCATTAGAGAAGATAGAAGCTCCAATGCATCTCAAACTCCAAGCCTTAGGTCCAACTATTTCTACACTGGTGCTCTGCACCAACAACATAGCAGCAGGGCTGGTAGTACAAGCAATAGTAGCATTGCCAATTCTGGTGTTGCATTGCCTAATTACATGGCTGCAACTGAGTCTGCCAAGGCTCGGATACGCTCTCAGAGTGCACCCCGGCAAAGGCCATCTACACCAGACCGGGAACGAGCAGCCGGATCAGCAAAGAAAAGGCTCTCGTTTCCAGCTCCTGATCCTCATGGCTTGGCAATTGGATATGGAGGTTATGGACACAGCTTGAGGAGTCCAAGCTTTAAGAGTGTGAGTGCATCGCATTTCGGCGTGGAGCAACAGTCTAACTATTCTTCTTGTTGCACTGAGAGTCATGGTGGTGAGGTTTCCCCTTGTTCAACCAGTGACCTTAGGAGGTGGCTAAGGTGA